From Cryobacterium sp. GrIS_2_6:
GTGGGATCCTCGAGGTCGCCTCCGACGATCAGGAGGTTGCAGGCGGCATGGAGCGCCGGGTCGGCCGCCCAGGCTTCGACGAGGGCCGCCATGCCCTTGACCCGGTGCAGCCGGCCGACGGTGATCGCGAGCGGCAGTGCGCGGCGCTCCGGCGGGAGGGTTGCGAGGAGCTCGTCGAGCTGGCCGAGGGAGAGAGCGCCCTCGACGCTCATCTGGGCCGGAACCACGGACGCGGGCGGGGCAGCCACCACGGGCTCGGCAAACGCTGCGGCCACGACATCCGCGACCGGCGTGCCCTCGCTCGCCCCGGCGTCGACGAGCGAAGCCTCGATCACGCCGATGTCGATGCCCTCGGCGACGATCGAGTGCCGTTCCGGGTGCTGCGTCACGTCGATGCCGACGAGCTCGCGCAGGTCACGCTCGAGGTCGGGCCGGGGGAAGAGCACCGTGTGGGCGGCATCCGCTGCGAGGCGCTGCACGAGCCGGACGCGGAACCAGAAGTGATCGGCGGCATCGGCCGTGCCGAAGGTCGCGCGGGTGAGGGCACCGACGGACTCGAGCGAGCGGATGAGGCTGTGCGGGTCCGGCGCGACGGTGAACATGACCGGGATGTCGAGTTCCCTGGCGACCGTCGAAGCGGCGAGGGTGCCCACGTCCGCCATCCGCAGGTGGATCGCGTCGACCGGCCCCGCGGCGCGGAGCACCCGGCGGATGCCACGCTGGGTCGCGATCCGGCGGGACCAGGCATCGGCGGAGGCGACGGGCTCGCCGAGGAAGGGAACCGTCGCAAAGGCGTGGCCGGACAGGGTCGACGCCACCTCGGGCAGGCAGTCGAGCGCGGAGGCGAAGCCGCCGCGGGAGAGGGTCAGCACCCGTCCGACATCGCCGGCACCAGTCCCGGCACCGCTGCCGGACTGGCCGGCGACGAGCGCGTCTCCGAGCCGGACCAGCAGGGTCGCGATGCCGCCGTTGTCGCCGGCGCCGACTCTGGTCAGCGCGCCGTCGATGTCGGCGTGCAGGAAGAGCTGGGCGACGGTCGTTCCACTGCTCCACGGTGCCCGCGGGTAGCGCGGCACGGTCAGGTCGATCACGGCGAGCCTGGCCACCTCGGCGAGGACCCCGCTGCCTGCGGCCAGCCCGGTGACGATTCGGAGGCCGGTGTCGGTGGAACCGATCCCGGTTCCGATCCCGGTTCCCATACCCGCGCCGGCGCCCGAGAGGGAGCCGGGCCCGGCATCGGCGAGGCCCCGGTCGCCGATCGCGGCGATCGCGGCAGCCCGCACCTCTGTCGCCTCGGCCGGGTCGACGGCGACGCGGAACAGCATGCGTTCGGGAACACGCCCCGAGATCTGGCCGATGGTTTCGACCAGGCGGGCACGGGCGCCCGGCTCTGTGACGCCCAGCAGGGCGCCCTCGACGGCGAGGGCGACAGGGGCCGCGACGGCCGCGCTCCATTGCTCGAGGGTGCGCTGGGCGATCATCCCGGCGAAACCGCCGTCGATGACCATCCCAAGCAGGGGTGCGACCGCGTCGAAGCGGGGCAGGCGGGCGCCGAACCCCCAGGCCGCGTGCTCCCGGAGGAAGAGCTGCTCGTGCCCGAGGAGGGAGACGAGGACCTCGTCCGCCGTCTCGTCGAAGACCTGGGCGAGGGCGTGCACCGCGGCGATCGCGGTGACCTGGTCAGTCGGATCGACGGCGGCCTCGGCGAGCAGGCGCACGGCCCGGCTACCGCCGTCCCGGCTCGCTGCAACGGTGAGGTCGTCGGCGGCCATGATCGTGGCGAGGATCGAGTCCGCGCTCCGGAGCGAATCCAGTGTGCTCTGCGTTCCCATGGTCGAACTCCCTGTCTGCCGGCGATGCCGCGGCTGGTGTCGGCCGGTGGGCCGAGAATGGCCCGGTGGGCCGGGACAAACACCCCGTGTCGATTCAACGCCACTTTCCCGGTTCGCGCGCCCTCCCGGGCTGGGAATCACCCGAGAGGACGCATCGCCGTTCTCAGACCCTGCGGCGGCGGCCGTTGTGCCGGTACGCAGTCACAAGGAGCATCATGGATGGCATGACACGTCAGGCGCCGATCCAGGACATCAACGAAGACTCCCTCGTCGTGAAGAAGCCGAAGACCTCGGCGGCGGGCCTCGAAGCCGTCGTCGTCGCGCTGGAGCGCGGCGTCGCCCAGGCCGGGATCGGCCGCACCACCCGGGCCCTGCTCCGGCTCAACCAGCGCGACGGCACCGACTGCCCCGGTTGCGCCTGGCCCGAATCGCAGGGTCACCGAAAGACCGCCGAATTCTGCGAGAACGGCGCGAAGGCCGTCGCGGAGGAGAGCACCGTGCGCCAGGTGACTCCCGTATTCTGGGCGGAGCACTCCATCGCCGAACTCGCGACGAAGACCGAGTACTGGCTCGGCAACCAGGGCCGCATCACGCACCCCGTCGTCATCCGCCCCGGCGACACGCACTACTCGCAGATCTCCTGGAACGACGCGTTCGAGCTCATCGGCGAGCAGATCCGTGCCACGACCCCCGACCGCACCGTCTTCTATACATCGGGACGCACCGCGAACGAGTCCGCGTTCCTCTACCAGCTCTTCGCCCGCTCGATCGGCACGAACAACCTGCCGGACTGCTCGAACATGTGCCACGAATCCTCCGGCTCGGCGATGAACGCGACGATCGGCATCGGCAAGGGCACCGTCTCCCTCGAGGACATCCACCACGCCGAGCTCATCCTCGTCGTCGGCCAGAACCCGGGCACCAACCACCCGCGGATGCTGTCAGCCCTGAAGGAATGCAAGGACAACGGCGGACAGGTGGTCGCGGTCAATCCCCTCCCCGAGGCCGGGCTCTTCAACTTCAAGGACCCGCAGTCCGTCTCCGGACTGATCGGCGACGGCACCGCGCTCGCCGACGAATATCTGCAGATCAAGGTCGGCGGGGACCTCGCCCTGTTCCAGGCCCTCGGCCACCTGCTCCTCGAGGAGGAGAAGCGGGTGCCCGGCTCCGTCGTCGACCAGTCCTTCGTCGACGCCAACACCCAGGGACTCGAGGAGTACCGGGCCGCGCGCGGCGAGATCGACTGGGAGGAGACCGAGAAGGCGACCGGGCTGTCCCGGCTGCAGATCGGCGTCGTCGCGAGCATGCTCGTGACGTCGAAGGCAACGATCATCTGCTGGGCGCTCGGACTCACCCAGCAGCCGCACTCGGTCAACACCCTCAAGGAGATCATCAACCTGCTGCTGCTGCAGGGTAACTTCGGCAAGCCGGGCGCGGGCGCCTGCCCGGTGCGCGGGCACTCCAACGTGCAGGGCGACCGCACCATGGGCGTCTGGGAGAAGCCGAAAGAGGCCTTCCTCGCCGCGCTCGACACGGAGTTCGGGATCGTGAGCCCGCGCGCGCACGGTCTGGACTCCGTCGCGACGGTCGAGGCCTTCGAGAACGAGGACGTCGACGTGTTCGTGTCCCTCGGCGGCAACTTCGCCCTCGCCTGCTCGGACACCGCGAAGCTCGAGGCCGCGATGCAGCGGGTCGGGCTCACGGTGCACATCTCCACGAAGCCGAACCGCTCGCACGTGATGCACGGGCGCACCTCCTTGATCCTGCCGACCCTCGGCCGCACCGACACCGACGACAAGCACCCCGGCGGACGCCAGGTGCTCTCCGTCGAGGACTCGATGTCGGTCGTCCGCACGACACAGGGTCGCCTCGACCCGGTGTCGGAGCACCTGCTCGCCGAGCCCGTCATCGTCGCCAGGATGGCGAGCGCGACCCTCGGCGCCGAACACCCCGTCGACTGGAAGGCGATGAGCGAGGACTACGACCTGATCCGCGACCACATCTCCCGGGTCGTGCCCGGCTTCACCGACTTCAACCGGCGCCTGAAGACGAAGAACGGCTTCGTGCTGCCGAACCCGCCCCGCGACACCCGCAGCTTCGCGACCGACATCGGCCGCGCCCGGTTCACGGTGAGCCCGCTCGAATACCTGACTCCGCCGGCCGGGCACCTCATCCTGCAGACCATCCGCAGTCACGACCAGTACAACACGACGTTCTACGGCCTCGACGACCGGTACCGTGGCATCTCGAACGGGCGCAGGGTCATCCTGATCAACAAGGACGATGTCGTCGAACTCGGCTTCCACGACCGCGACCTCGTCGATGTGATCAGCACCTTCCGCGGCGAGGAACGCCGCGCGGACGAGTTCCGGCTCGTGGTGTACCCGACCCCACGTGGGTGTGCCGCCGCATACTTCCCCGAGGCGAACGCGCTGATGCACCGCGAACTCGTCGCCCGCGAGTCGAACACCCCCGGCTACAAGGCCATGGCGGTGCGCTTCATCGCCCACGAGTCCGCGCAGGTACCCGCCTGACGCCATCCGTTCAGGGGCGCGCGGGCACCTGCTCGGGTGCCGGCGTGATGGGGGCAGCGGATGCCGGCGGCTCGCCGCTGGGGATCCGCTCGGCGCCCGCGTAGATCACCATCGAGTCGCCGCGGAGGAAGCCGACCAAGGTCATGCCCACCTCGGTGGCAAGTTCCGCGGCGAGCGAGGACGGCGCAGAGACCGCGGCCAGCACCGGGATGCCGGCCATCGCGGCCTTCTGGACGAGTTCGAAACTCGCCCGCCCGGAGACCTGGAGCACAGTTCCACGAAGCGGCAGCCGGTCCTCCTTGACCGCCCAGCCGATCACTTTGTCGACGGCGTTGTGGCGCCCGACGTCCTCGCGCAGCACGAGCAGTTCCCCGGTGGCGGCGTCGAAGAGTCCGGCGGCGTGCAGGCCGCCGGTCTTCTCGAAGACCCGCTGGCCGGCCCGGAGCACGTCCGGGAATGTGGTGAGGCGTTCGGCGTCGAGGAGGACGGGATCGTCTGAGACGGTGAAGACCGACCGGGTGCGCACGGCGTCGATGTTCGCCTTGCCGCAGAGCCCGCACGCGCTGGTGGTGAGGAAATTCCGCTCGAGGCTCGGGTCGGGGACGGCGACGCCCGGCGCAAGGCTCACGTCGAGAACGTTGTAGGTGTTCTCTCCGTCCACGGTGGCGCCGGCGCAGTAGCGCGCCGCGAAGAAATGCTCGCCGCGGCTGATCACGCCCTCGGACACCAGAAAGCCCGCGGCCAGGTCATAGTCGTTGCCGGGCGTGCGCATCGTGACCGCGAGCGAGGTGCCGTTCACACGGATCTCGAGCGGTTCCTCGACGGCGAGCACGTCTTCCCTGGTGGTCCTCAGACCGCCGACGGTGAGCCGGACGACCTTTCGTCGTGCCGTGATTCGTGTCATTGTTCCTGGTCACCCTCCGATGTACGACATCTCTATCTTTTTCTTACCGGATGCCCGAAGTTCGCTCGTTTTCGCGCTCCGCAGGTCCGAATACCGGTCGGTCCGCTCTCGCCAGATCGTGGCCATGGCGGCGGAGAGGTCGTCGTCCGTTGCGCCGCCGCGCAGGAGCGCGCGCAGGTCGTGGCCCTCCGTCGCGAACAGGCAGGTGAAGAGCTTGCCGTCGGTCGACACCCGGGCGCGGGAGCAGGTCGAGCAGAACGACTGGGTGACGCTCGAGATCACGCCGATCTCGCCGCTGCCGTCGCGGTAGCGCCAGCGTCTAGAGGTCTCCCCGGTGTAGTTCGGGGCGATCTCGTCGAGCGGCAGCTCGGCGTTGATCCGCGCGATCACCTCGCGGGACGGCACGACGGCGCCCATCTCCCAGCCGTTGCTCGAGCCGACGTCCATGAACTCGATGAAGCGGAGGATGACCGGCGTGCCCTGGAAGTGCCGGGCCATCGAGAGGATGTCGCCGTCGTTCTGGCCGCGCTTGACGACCATGTTGATCTTGACCGGGCCGAGGCCGACGGCCGCGGCCACGTCGATGCCGTGCAGGACCTTCGCGACAGGGAAGTTCACATCGTTCATGGCCCGGAAGGTCGCGTCGTCGAGGGAATCCAGGGACACCGTGACCCGGTTGAGCCCGGCGTCCTTGAGGGCCTGCGCCTTGACCGCGAGCGCGGAACCGTTCGTGGTGAGAGCGATGTCGATGGGACGGCCGTCGGGTGTGCGGAGGGCGGCAAGCTGCGCGACGAGGTCTTCGAGGCCGCGGCGGAGCAGCGGTTCGCCGCCGGTGAGCCGGATCTTCTCGACCCCGTGAGCGACGCTCACCCGAGCGAGCCGGGTGATCTCCTCGAACGTGAGTAGTTCATCGCGTTCCATGAACGCGAAGTCGCGGCCGAAGACCTCCTTGGGCATGCAGTACACGCAGCGGAAGTTGCAGCGGTCCGTGACCGAGATGCGCAGGTCGTGCAGCGGGCGACCCAGGGTGTCCGCGAGTCTCGGTGTTCCGGTCATACGCTCCACCCTAATCTTCCGTCAAGGGCACCCCGGGACAGGGATGCCCGGCCAGGGTGACCCTGGCCGGGCATCCGCTCGGAATGGCCGCTATTACTTGACGTAACCGTTCGGGTTGAGCACATATTTCACGCTCTTGCCGGCGTCGAACTCGGCGTAGCCGCGCGGCGCGTCCTCGAGGCTGATCGCCTGGGCGTTGACGGCCTTCGCGATCTGCACCTTGTCGTGCAGGATCGCCATCATGAGCTTGCGGTTGTACTTCATCACCGGGCACTGGCCCGTGGCGAAGGACAACGACTTCGCCCAGCCGAGCCCCAGCCGGATCGAGAGCGACCCGACCTTCGCCGCCTCGTCGACCCCGCCAGGGTCACCCGTGACGTAGAGCCCAGGGATGCCGAGCGCGCCGCCGGCTGCGGTGATGGTCATGAGCGAGTTGAGCACCGTCGCCGGCCGCTCCTCCCCCGCCGCCTGGCCGTGCCCGCGGGCCTCGAACCCGACCGCGTCAACGGCGCAGTCGACCTCGGGGACGCCGAGGATCTGCTCGATCTGGTCCTGCGGGTCGCCCTTGCGCAGGTCGACCGTCTCGCAGCCGAAGCTGCGGGCCTGGGCCAGCCGCTCCTCGTTGAGGTCGCCGACGATGACTGCGGCCGCTCCGAGCAGGTGCGAGGATGCCGCCGCCGCGAGGCCGACCGGTCCTGCTCCTGCGACGTAGACCGTCGACCCGACTCCGACGTTGGCGCTCACCGCCCCGTGGAACCCGGTGGGGAAGATGTCGGAGAGCATGGTCAGGTCCATGATCTTCGCGAGGGCCTGGTCCCGGTCCGGGAAC
This genomic window contains:
- a CDS encoding glycosyltransferase — its product is MGTQSTLDSLRSADSILATIMAADDLTVAASRDGGSRAVRLLAEAAVDPTDQVTAIAAVHALAQVFDETADEVLVSLLGHEQLFLREHAAWGFGARLPRFDAVAPLLGMVIDGGFAGMIAQRTLEQWSAAVAAPVALAVEGALLGVTEPGARARLVETIGQISGRVPERMLFRVAVDPAEATEVRAAAIAAIGDRGLADAGPGSLSGAGAGMGTGIGTGIGSTDTGLRIVTGLAAGSGVLAEVARLAVIDLTVPRYPRAPWSSGTTVAQLFLHADIDGALTRVGAGDNGGIATLLVRLGDALVAGQSGSGAGTGAGDVGRVLTLSRGGFASALDCLPEVASTLSGHAFATVPFLGEPVASADAWSRRIATQRGIRRVLRAAGPVDAIHLRMADVGTLAASTVARELDIPVMFTVAPDPHSLIRSLESVGALTRATFGTADAADHFWFRVRLVQRLAADAAHTVLFPRPDLERDLRELVGIDVTQHPERHSIVAEGIDIGVIEASLVDAGASEGTPVADVVAAAFAEPVVAAPPASVVPAQMSVEGALSLGQLDELLATLPPERRALPLAITVGRLHRVKGMAALVEAWAADPALHAACNLLIVGGDLEDPTPDEAGQLDRIHAAVPRGDAASAGLLLAGHRSNDTVARWLAATRLGRTGLAAANGVYVCASMKEEFGIALLEAMAAGLTVVAPNGGGPATYVEQGVTGFLVDTGDPAGLGAGVREALELAAGPFGPEFAERAMAMVSGSFTIQAMAATLSGVYRDVAEAHERLRADAANGYGRGLASTWTLSAS
- a CDS encoding FdhF/YdeP family oxidoreductase translates to MTRQAPIQDINEDSLVVKKPKTSAAGLEAVVVALERGVAQAGIGRTTRALLRLNQRDGTDCPGCAWPESQGHRKTAEFCENGAKAVAEESTVRQVTPVFWAEHSIAELATKTEYWLGNQGRITHPVVIRPGDTHYSQISWNDAFELIGEQIRATTPDRTVFYTSGRTANESAFLYQLFARSIGTNNLPDCSNMCHESSGSAMNATIGIGKGTVSLEDIHHAELILVVGQNPGTNHPRMLSALKECKDNGGQVVAVNPLPEAGLFNFKDPQSVSGLIGDGTALADEYLQIKVGGDLALFQALGHLLLEEEKRVPGSVVDQSFVDANTQGLEEYRAARGEIDWEETEKATGLSRLQIGVVASMLVTSKATIICWALGLTQQPHSVNTLKEIINLLLLQGNFGKPGAGACPVRGHSNVQGDRTMGVWEKPKEAFLAALDTEFGIVSPRAHGLDSVATVEAFENEDVDVFVSLGGNFALACSDTAKLEAAMQRVGLTVHISTKPNRSHVMHGRTSLILPTLGRTDTDDKHPGGRQVLSVEDSMSVVRTTQGRLDPVSEHLLAEPVIVARMASATLGAEHPVDWKAMSEDYDLIRDHISRVVPGFTDFNRRLKTKNGFVLPNPPRDTRSFATDIGRARFTVSPLEYLTPPAGHLILQTIRSHDQYNTTFYGLDDRYRGISNGRRVILINKDDVVELGFHDRDLVDVISTFRGEERRADEFRLVVYPTPRGCAAAYFPEANALMHRELVARESNTPGYKAMAVRFIAHESAQVPA
- the fdhD gene encoding formate dehydrogenase accessory sulfurtransferase FdhD, which encodes MTRITARRKVVRLTVGGLRTTREDVLAVEEPLEIRVNGTSLAVTMRTPGNDYDLAAGFLVSEGVISRGEHFFAARYCAGATVDGENTYNVLDVSLAPGVAVPDPSLERNFLTTSACGLCGKANIDAVRTRSVFTVSDDPVLLDAERLTTFPDVLRAGQRVFEKTGGLHAAGLFDAATGELLVLREDVGRHNAVDKVIGWAVKEDRLPLRGTVLQVSGRASFELVQKAAMAGIPVLAAVSAPSSLAAELATEVGMTLVGFLRGDSMVIYAGAERIPSGEPPASAAPITPAPEQVPARP
- the moaA gene encoding GTP 3',8-cyclase MoaA, with product MTGTPRLADTLGRPLHDLRISVTDRCNFRCVYCMPKEVFGRDFAFMERDELLTFEEITRLARVSVAHGVEKIRLTGGEPLLRRGLEDLVAQLAALRTPDGRPIDIALTTNGSALAVKAQALKDAGLNRVTVSLDSLDDATFRAMNDVNFPVAKVLHGIDVAAAVGLGPVKINMVVKRGQNDGDILSMARHFQGTPVILRFIEFMDVGSSNGWEMGAVVPSREVIARINAELPLDEIAPNYTGETSRRWRYRDGSGEIGVISSVTQSFCSTCSRARVSTDGKLFTCLFATEGHDLRALLRGGATDDDLSAAMATIWRERTDRYSDLRSAKTSELRASGKKKIEMSYIGG
- the fdhA gene encoding formaldehyde dehydrogenase, glutathione-independent, producing the protein MTGNRAVAYKSPGHVEVIDIDYPTFELKDGPGVNPANVGRKVPHGAILRTVSTNICGSDQHMVRGRTTAPADLVLGHEITGEVVETGPDVEFIKVGDIVSVPFNISCGRCRNCKERKTGICLNVNPDRPGSAYGYVDMGGWVGGQAEYVLVPYADWNLLKFPDRDQALAKIMDLTMLSDIFPTGFHGAVSANVGVGSTVYVAGAGPVGLAAAASSHLLGAAAVIVGDLNEERLAQARSFGCETVDLRKGDPQDQIEQILGVPEVDCAVDAVGFEARGHGQAAGEERPATVLNSLMTITAAGGALGIPGLYVTGDPGGVDEAAKVGSLSIRLGLGWAKSLSFATGQCPVMKYNRKLMMAILHDKVQIAKAVNAQAISLEDAPRGYAEFDAGKSVKYVLNPNGYVK